Proteins found in one Terribacillus sp. DMT04 genomic segment:
- the treP gene encoding PTS system trehalose-specific EIIBC component has protein sequence MDLRQQAEEIVAALGGRDNIQAATHCVTRLRLALHDEGKVDKETLQNIDVVKGSFSANNQYQVVIGQGTVDKVYKEFIKVTGIGESTKEEVKESVSGKGNPLQRALKTLGDIFIPILPAIVTAGLLLGIHNILNNEGIFFDGSIIQVYPQWAGIADMIYVIANTAFAFLPALIGWSAVKKFGGSPLLGMVLGLALIHPSLLSPTDYASAALEGNAPVWNLFGLEIQRIGYQGQVLPVLFASWVLARIEVFLRRKVADSFQLLVVAPVALLLTGILSFVVIGPVMFLVGNAITDAFVAVFDTAAPVGGLLYGALYGALVVTGLHHTFLALDLQLIANTGATFLWPILALSNISQGSATLGVMLATKDEKLRGLSLTSWISAWLGVTEPAVFGVNLRFRYPFFLALGASAIAGTFIAWRKVEASSVGIGGVPGIFSILPGSWGAFAIGMGIVIVVPFVTTYLFAKKRMYKKGR, from the coding sequence ATGGATCTAAGACAGCAGGCGGAAGAAATCGTCGCAGCATTGGGTGGACGAGATAATATACAAGCGGCAACCCATTGTGTCACGCGGTTGCGATTGGCACTGCATGATGAAGGAAAGGTCGATAAAGAAACGCTTCAAAATATTGATGTAGTAAAAGGTTCATTTTCAGCAAATAACCAATACCAAGTTGTTATCGGTCAAGGAACAGTTGATAAGGTGTATAAGGAGTTTATTAAAGTAACTGGGATTGGGGAATCTACCAAAGAGGAAGTCAAAGAAAGCGTCAGCGGAAAAGGAAATCCGCTGCAGCGGGCTTTAAAAACACTTGGTGATATATTTATTCCGATATTGCCGGCGATTGTGACGGCAGGTCTTTTGCTTGGGATTCATAACATCTTGAATAATGAGGGTATTTTCTTCGACGGATCGATTATTCAAGTGTATCCACAGTGGGCGGGCATAGCAGATATGATTTACGTTATTGCGAATACCGCCTTTGCCTTTCTGCCCGCATTAATTGGGTGGTCTGCAGTAAAGAAATTTGGAGGCAGCCCGCTGCTGGGAATGGTGCTCGGTTTAGCGTTAATTCACCCGTCATTATTAAGTCCGACAGATTATGCTAGTGCAGCTTTGGAAGGAAATGCGCCAGTATGGAACTTATTCGGACTGGAGATCCAGCGTATCGGTTACCAAGGGCAAGTGCTGCCTGTGCTGTTTGCATCATGGGTGTTGGCGAGAATTGAAGTGTTCCTAAGACGTAAAGTCGCAGACAGCTTTCAATTACTAGTGGTGGCACCTGTCGCGCTTCTGCTCACAGGTATACTAAGCTTTGTCGTCATCGGGCCAGTCATGTTCCTAGTTGGTAATGCAATTACCGATGCATTTGTAGCAGTGTTTGACACAGCAGCGCCAGTAGGCGGGTTACTGTACGGTGCGTTGTATGGAGCACTTGTTGTCACTGGCTTGCATCATACATTCTTGGCGCTAGATTTGCAGCTGATTGCGAATACAGGTGCAACATTCTTATGGCCGATTCTAGCGTTGTCTAATATATCACAAGGGTCAGCTACATTAGGTGTCATGCTGGCAACCAAAGATGAAAAACTGCGCGGCTTATCACTAACTTCTTGGATTAGTGCATGGTTAGGTGTAACAGAGCCGGCTGTGTTTGGTGTGAATCTGCGCTTCCGTTATCCATTCTTTCTCGCTTTAGGTGCTTCTGCCATAGCAGGAACTTTTATTGCTTGGAGAAAAGTTGAAGCAAGTTCAGTCGGTATCGGCGGTGTGCCGGGAATCTTCTCCATTCTGCCAGGCAGCTGGGGTGCTTTTGCTATCGGAATGGGAATTGTCATTGTTGTTCCATTTGTTACAACCTATTTGTTCGCGAAAAAAAGAATGTATAAGAAAGGAAGATGA
- the treC gene encoding alpha,alpha-phosphotrehalase, giving the protein MQEPWWKRSTIYQIYPKSFNDTTGSGMGDLQGVIEKLDYIKELGVDMVWLTPIYRSPQRDNGYDISDYYDIEPAYGTMEDVERLVQELHNRDMKLMMDIVINHTSTDHEWFQQAKTSKDNPYRDYYIWRDSSDGDAPNNWVSKFGGTAWALEEHTDQYYLHLFDKTQADLNWENNEVRNKLYEMMNFWAEKGLDGFRLDVINLVSKVQSFPHDESAADGQFGKAYYTDGPRIHEFMKEMNQAVFAPHNLITVGEMSSTSLAACQQYTSPDVNELDMTFNFQHLKVDYEKGKKWTDGKLDFIKLKQILSDWQIGMHQAGGWNALFWCNHDQPRIVSRFGDDDLYRRESAKMLATVMHMMQGTPYIYQGEEIGMTDPKFSSIEDYNDVETQNAYTELKELGLAESAVMQIIQRRSRDNARTPMQWSAAKNAGFSEGEPWLSVASNYKKINAEKEVKDKDSIFYHYQKLIRLRKEYAIITHGDYEPLCMDNERIFSYERRWNGEKLLVVANFFGESTEFTYPKKETEEAEILLSNYQDSAPDYSKIQLRPYEAVIYLIKL; this is encoded by the coding sequence ATGCAAGAACCGTGGTGGAAAAGAAGCACAATCTATCAAATTTATCCGAAGAGCTTCAACGATACAACAGGTTCTGGAATGGGAGACTTGCAAGGCGTTATTGAGAAGCTGGACTATATAAAGGAACTTGGTGTTGACATGGTTTGGCTGACACCAATATACCGGTCGCCGCAGCGTGATAACGGATACGATATAAGCGATTATTACGACATCGAACCTGCTTACGGTACGATGGAAGATGTAGAACGTTTAGTGCAGGAGCTGCATAATCGTGATATGAAGCTGATGATGGATATCGTAATCAATCACACATCAACTGATCACGAGTGGTTCCAGCAAGCCAAAACCTCAAAAGATAATCCGTACCGCGATTATTATATTTGGCGAGACTCCAGTGATGGAGACGCACCAAACAATTGGGTGTCCAAGTTTGGCGGAACTGCCTGGGCTCTCGAGGAGCATACTGATCAGTATTATTTACATCTGTTTGACAAAACGCAAGCAGATCTTAACTGGGAGAATAACGAAGTTCGCAACAAGTTATACGAAATGATGAACTTCTGGGCAGAAAAAGGACTGGATGGATTCCGCCTGGATGTTATCAATCTTGTATCAAAAGTCCAAAGCTTCCCGCATGATGAAAGTGCTGCCGACGGTCAGTTCGGCAAAGCGTACTATACAGATGGTCCAAGAATCCATGAATTTATGAAAGAGATGAACCAAGCCGTATTTGCTCCTCACAATCTTATCACAGTAGGTGAAATGTCTTCGACGAGTCTGGCTGCTTGCCAGCAGTATACGAGTCCAGATGTAAATGAGCTGGATATGACGTTCAACTTTCAGCATTTGAAAGTGGACTATGAAAAGGGAAAGAAATGGACAGACGGAAAACTCGATTTTATCAAACTGAAACAGATTCTATCAGATTGGCAAATAGGCATGCATCAAGCTGGCGGATGGAATGCGTTGTTCTGGTGCAACCATGACCAGCCGCGTATCGTAAGCCGGTTTGGCGATGATGATTTGTATCGCCGTGAGTCCGCAAAGATGCTGGCAACCGTCATGCATATGATGCAAGGGACGCCTTATATTTACCAAGGGGAAGAGATAGGGATGACAGATCCTAAGTTCTCTTCCATAGAAGATTATAATGACGTGGAAACGCAAAACGCCTACACAGAATTGAAGGAATTGGGATTGGCTGAAAGTGCGGTTATGCAGATTATCCAGAGACGTTCCAGAGATAATGCCAGAACCCCGATGCAATGGAGTGCAGCGAAAAATGCTGGCTTTTCAGAAGGGGAACCATGGCTGTCTGTGGCATCGAACTATAAGAAAATTAACGCAGAGAAGGAAGTAAAAGATAAGGACTCTATTTTCTATCATTATCAAAAGCTGATTCGCTTGCGAAAAGAATATGCTATTATAACGCATGGAGATTATGAACCGTTATGCATGGATAATGAACGTATCTTCAGTTACGAACGGAGATGGAATGGTGAAAAACTTCTTGTTGTAGCGAATTTCTTTGGAGAAAGCACAGAATTCACTTATCCCAAAAAAGAAACAGAAGAGGCTGAGATTCTTCTCTCCAACTATCAAGATAGTGCACCAGACTACAGTAAGATACAGCTTCGCCCATATGAGGCGGTCATTTACCTTATTAAATTGTAA
- the treR gene encoding trehalose operon repressor → MQRKFQAIYDVIAREIQAAKMKAGQLLPSENELSERFDTSRETVRKALQLLSQNGYIQKLQGKGSVVLEQNKLPLPVSGLTSFKELARSMSQAVETQVLTLKHKAADEYMQEVLQCEKGTPVWELHRLRKLDGEAVIYDKDLLLAACAPALTEAIACDSVYDYLEQELGLSISYARKEVVVEEAEAADTEVMDMEGYQQLVVVRSAVYLEDTTLFQYTESKHRPDKFRFVDFARRTK, encoded by the coding sequence ATGCAAAGAAAATTTCAAGCAATCTACGATGTGATAGCAAGAGAAATACAAGCGGCTAAAATGAAGGCAGGGCAGCTGCTGCCTTCTGAAAATGAGCTGTCAGAACGATTTGACACGTCAAGGGAAACCGTACGAAAAGCGTTGCAGCTATTATCGCAGAATGGTTATATTCAGAAACTGCAAGGAAAGGGCTCTGTAGTTCTGGAACAGAATAAACTGCCGCTGCCGGTAAGCGGATTGACAAGTTTCAAGGAATTAGCCCGTTCGATGTCCCAGGCAGTGGAAACACAAGTGCTGACACTCAAGCACAAGGCAGCGGATGAGTATATGCAAGAAGTGCTGCAATGCGAAAAAGGCACACCCGTCTGGGAGCTGCACCGTTTGCGAAAGCTAGATGGAGAAGCGGTGATTTATGACAAAGATTTGCTGTTGGCTGCGTGCGCACCGGCACTTACGGAAGCGATTGCTTGTGATTCTGTCTATGATTATTTAGAGCAAGAGCTCGGTTTATCAATTAGCTATGCAAGAAAAGAAGTTGTCGTAGAGGAAGCAGAAGCAGCAGATACAGAGGTAATGGACATGGAAGGTTATCAACAGCTTGTAGTCGTGCGCAGTGCTGTTTATCTGGAAGACACAACATTATTTCAATATACAGAGTCGAAACACCGTCCAGATAAATTCAGGTTTGTCGATTTTGCTCGAAGAACGAAATGA